From a single Pseudomonas serboccidentalis genomic region:
- a CDS encoding EAL domain-containing protein: protein MVATRETLRSWFYRPVFLAMIAAVLSAALLITGAMFFAMHQIEQKESQEMNAQGERFLARLEQLFGQLRESLDDLEAQPLRSCDDEMIATLQQVTFNYRFVYEAAYMDGTRICSNRPRQEGLTVVRAPDIKGPTYSYWLNTTTEPDENRAALMLGRGNFRVATSRGHLTDMVDLPPDSSLLVVLDHGKRAIPVLGSAQAWPPTEAWPPKSREALQVTHSRLIYRMPTNNPEYQLVLITPRSSLHIQSVWWWMVPVCLLLGAFSGFCVFLLVRQRQSLDAELQGAIRRGELQVLYQPIFDLDNRNCVGAEALLRWRRPDGTLTSPDLFIPLAENTGQIRQMTDFVLQRLLEQLGPVLRANPQLYISVNLAACDVMVPRIGQVMAKLLTLHRVEARQIAFEVTERGLIDVVVARENLQALRNVGHQVLIDDFGTGYCSLAYLQTLPVDCLKIDKAFIDALGHDAASSGVAPHIIHMAQALDLKVIAEGIEHEAQAVFLSSEGVKFGQGWLFAQALSAVQFIELITRGRRLAGRRLDDEA from the coding sequence ATGGTTGCTACCCGAGAGACGCTGCGTAGCTGGTTTTATCGCCCCGTTTTTTTGGCGATGATCGCGGCTGTCCTCAGTGCTGCGCTGTTGATCACGGGCGCAATGTTCTTCGCCATGCACCAGATCGAACAGAAAGAAAGCCAGGAGATGAACGCTCAGGGCGAGCGTTTTCTGGCCCGTCTCGAGCAATTGTTCGGGCAACTGCGCGAAAGTCTCGATGACCTTGAGGCGCAGCCGTTGCGCAGTTGCGATGACGAAATGATCGCCACCCTGCAACAGGTCACCTTCAACTATCGCTTCGTCTATGAAGCGGCCTACATGGATGGCACACGAATCTGCTCCAACCGGCCCCGACAGGAAGGGTTGACGGTGGTTCGTGCGCCGGACATCAAAGGTCCGACTTACAGCTATTGGCTCAACACCACCACCGAACCCGATGAAAACCGTGCCGCGCTGATGCTTGGGCGCGGCAATTTTCGTGTGGCGACATCCCGCGGGCATTTGACGGACATGGTCGACCTGCCGCCGGACAGCAGCCTGCTGGTGGTGCTGGATCACGGCAAGCGGGCCATTCCGGTACTCGGCTCGGCTCAGGCGTGGCCACCGACCGAAGCCTGGCCGCCGAAAAGCCGCGAAGCCCTGCAAGTCACCCACTCACGGCTGATCTACCGCATGCCCACCAACAACCCGGAATACCAATTGGTGCTGATCACCCCACGCAGCAGCCTGCACATTCAGTCGGTCTGGTGGTGGATGGTGCCGGTCTGCCTGTTACTGGGGGCGTTTTCCGGGTTCTGCGTGTTTTTGCTGGTGCGCCAGCGCCAGTCGCTGGATGCCGAGCTCCAGGGTGCGATCCGGCGTGGCGAGCTGCAGGTGCTGTATCAGCCGATCTTCGACCTCGACAACCGCAACTGCGTGGGCGCCGAAGCCCTGCTGCGCTGGCGCCGACCGGACGGCACGCTGACCAGCCCGGATCTGTTCATTCCCCTGGCGGAAAACACCGGACAGATCCGGCAGATGACCGATTTCGTCCTGCAACGGCTGCTCGAGCAACTGGGGCCGGTGCTGCGCGCCAACCCGCAGCTGTACATCTCGGTCAACCTCGCCGCTTGCGACGTGATGGTGCCGCGCATCGGCCAGGTCATGGCCAAACTGCTGACCCTGCACCGGGTTGAGGCGCGGCAGATTGCCTTCGAGGTCACTGAACGCGGGCTGATCGATGTCGTGGTGGCTCGGGAGAATCTGCAAGCCCTGCGCAATGTCGGCCACCAGGTGCTGATCGATGACTTCGGCACCGGCTATTGCAGCCTCGCCTACTTGCAAACGCTACCGGTGGACTGCCTGAAGATCGACAAGGCGTTCATCGACGCGCTCGGACATGACGCGGCCAGCAGCGGCGTGGCGCCACACATCATTCACATGGCGCAGGCACTGGATCTTAAAGTGATCGCCGAGGGTATCGAGCACGAAGCGCAAGCCGTGTTTCTCAGCAGTGAGGGGGTGAAGTTCGGTCAGGGCTGGTTGTTCGCCCAGGCCTTGAGTGCGGTGCAGTTCATCGAACTGATCACCCGTGGACGGCGCCTTGCCGGGCGCCGGCTGGACGACGAAGCCTAG
- a CDS encoding N-acetylmuramoyl-L-alanine amidase has protein sequence MKFIALLASLLVLAGCASGPRYDTSHPSANHDSRVQFVIVHYTSASLARSLQLLTHGEVSSHYLIGDDKSGTIYKLMDENQRAWHAGESQWQGRTWLNSSSIGIEIVNPGFKDTPTGRLWYPYSEAQIQSLIVLLKDISKRQGISPRHIIGHSDIAPLRKLDPGPLFPWKRLATEGLGVWPNEQAVARQQAQFNAELPSISWFQAQLARVGYDTPQTGELDVATRHVLAAFQMHFRPSRFDGTPDAQTAALLLVLNQTK, from the coding sequence ATGAAATTTATTGCCCTCCTCGCGTCGCTACTCGTTCTGGCCGGTTGTGCCAGCGGCCCGCGTTACGACACCAGCCATCCTTCGGCCAATCACGACAGCCGCGTTCAGTTCGTGATCGTGCACTACACCTCCGCCTCACTGGCGCGCTCGCTGCAATTGCTGACCCACGGCGAAGTCAGCAGCCACTACCTGATCGGCGACGACAAAAGCGGCACCATCTACAAACTGATGGATGAAAACCAGCGCGCCTGGCACGCCGGAGAAAGCCAATGGCAGGGCCGCACCTGGCTCAACTCCAGCTCGATCGGCATCGAAATCGTCAACCCGGGCTTCAAGGACACGCCGACCGGGCGTCTGTGGTATCCGTACAGCGAAGCGCAGATTCAATCGCTGATCGTGCTGCTCAAGGACATCAGCAAGCGCCAGGGCATCAGCCCGCGCCATATCATCGGCCACAGCGACATCGCGCCGCTGCGCAAACTCGATCCGGGCCCGCTGTTCCCGTGGAAGCGTCTGGCCACCGAAGGCCTGGGCGTGTGGCCCAATGAACAAGCAGTGGCGCGTCAGCAGGCGCAGTTCAACGCCGAGCTGCCGAGCATCAGCTGGTTCCAGGCGCAACTGGCGCGCGTCGGTTACGACACCCCGCAAACCGGCGAGCTGGACGTAGCGACTCGCCACGTACTGGCGGCCTTCCAGATGCACTTCCGCCCTTCGCGCTTCGACGGCACGCCGGACGCGCAAACGGCGGCGTTGTTGCTGGTACTCAACCAGACAAAATAA
- a CDS encoding diguanylate cyclase codes for MSDDAQRWKEKYLKSIEQQDKLERRWAARLDLLRRGLVRSTLAAEGTDKAVDQCMKEMRDVVRTDDMDAGLAALLPRLEKAVLDSEQRRETRIDQVSTALTALVTQLQALPLPREVAQPLKKFAKQLDSRVGQAREMPLLLSELSGLQGKALSQLETPAEPDRPGFLQRLFGSRDSEETPATPVAPPTADQSQAPAPSPSTAPTPEPVQLAPVEPIPPAPAIARPVEQTPEATHPEAPAAQTQAEPPVVTCVPPVIAVETANDTATAPTLPVPETKPEPTAAPSAPPAPVTAINPDELIHPGDRPNPTPLLLDSLPLPGPIAQALAAIDPEQSEQDILYALPDSPEPSYSSVAKHIEDTLIGLLDDLTLPERHRPQAEAMRDRLKNGLNWYELLPILDDLATLMLAITDSGQHEFEAYLQQLNERLEAFQSNLQAASEGHADNSSAARAMDTQIREQVDGLQTSVQEAADLDDLKQVLENHLEGLLGTMDQHQKQRDAREQEVAARLKGLAERVAHMEQEALGFREHLEEQRQKALIDPLTGLPNRAAWSERLEHEIKQWQQHGNTLSLAMLDLDHFKRINDSYGHLAGDKVLKIIATVLRKRLRAADFIARFGGEEFVLLLPATTPAVGAKLLETLRAAIEACPFHFKGERVTITISMGLASFRAGEHSDLVLKRADQALYRAKNAGRNRVELG; via the coding sequence ATGAGCGACGACGCCCAGCGCTGGAAAGAGAAGTACCTCAAAAGCATCGAACAACAGGACAAGCTCGAACGTCGCTGGGCCGCCAGGCTCGACTTGCTGCGTCGCGGCCTGGTGCGCAGCACCCTGGCGGCCGAAGGCACCGACAAAGCCGTTGATCAGTGCATGAAAGAGATGCGCGACGTGGTGCGCACCGACGACATGGATGCCGGCCTCGCCGCCCTGTTGCCACGCCTGGAAAAAGCCGTGCTCGACTCCGAGCAGCGCCGCGAGACCCGAATCGATCAGGTCAGCACGGCGCTGACCGCGCTGGTCACCCAGTTGCAAGCCTTGCCGCTGCCGCGGGAAGTCGCGCAGCCGCTGAAGAAATTCGCCAAGCAACTCGACAGCCGGGTCGGTCAGGCGCGGGAAATGCCGCTGCTGCTGAGCGAACTCAGCGGCTTGCAGGGCAAGGCGTTAAGCCAGCTGGAAACACCCGCCGAACCGGACCGCCCGGGCTTTCTGCAGCGCCTGTTTGGCAGCCGCGACAGCGAAGAGACTCCGGCAACGCCAGTGGCACCGCCGACAGCGGATCAATCTCAAGCACCGGCGCCATCTCCCAGCACTGCGCCGACACCCGAGCCCGTGCAGCTGGCGCCCGTCGAGCCGATTCCGCCGGCGCCAGCCATTGCGCGCCCTGTCGAGCAAACACCTGAAGCCACCCATCCCGAGGCGCCAGCCGCGCAAACACAGGCCGAACCGCCTGTGGTTACGTGCGTGCCGCCGGTTATTGCTGTCGAGACAGCCAACGACACAGCTACCGCCCCCACGCTGCCGGTACCCGAAACCAAACCCGAGCCAACAGCCGCCCCGAGCGCACCGCCAGCCCCTGTAACGGCGATCAACCCCGATGAGCTGATCCATCCCGGCGACCGTCCGAACCCGACCCCGCTGCTCCTTGACAGCCTGCCTCTGCCCGGCCCCATCGCCCAGGCACTGGCCGCCATCGATCCGGAGCAATCCGAGCAGGACATTCTCTACGCCCTGCCCGACTCGCCGGAGCCGTCCTATAGCTCGGTGGCCAAACACATCGAAGACACGCTGATCGGGCTGCTCGACGACCTGACGTTGCCCGAGCGCCACCGACCGCAAGCCGAGGCAATGCGTGATCGGTTGAAAAATGGACTGAATTGGTACGAACTGCTGCCGATTCTCGACGATCTTGCCACCTTGATGCTGGCGATCACCGACAGCGGCCAGCACGAGTTCGAAGCCTATCTGCAGCAACTCAACGAACGCCTCGAAGCGTTCCAGAGCAATCTGCAGGCCGCCAGCGAGGGCCACGCCGACAACAGCTCGGCGGCGCGGGCGATGGACACGCAGATTCGCGAACAGGTCGACGGCTTGCAGACCAGCGTGCAGGAGGCAGCCGATCTGGATGACCTCAAGCAAGTGCTGGAGAACCACCTCGAAGGCCTGCTCGGCACCATGGACCAGCACCAGAAACAGCGTGACGCCCGCGAGCAGGAAGTCGCGGCACGCCTCAAGGGCCTGGCCGAGCGCGTGGCGCACATGGAGCAGGAAGCCCTGGGCTTCCGCGAACACCTGGAAGAACAACGCCAGAAAGCCCTGATCGACCCGCTCACCGGCCTGCCCAACCGCGCCGCGTGGAGCGAACGGCTCGAACACGAGATCAAACAGTGGCAGCAGCACGGCAACACCTTGAGCCTGGCGATGCTCGACCTCGATCACTTCAAAAGAATCAACGACAGTTACGGCCATCTGGCCGGCGACAAGGTGTTGAAGATCATCGCCACGGTGCTGCGCAAACGCCTGCGCGCTGCCGATTTCATTGCCCGTTTTGGCGGTGAGGAGTTCGTTCTGCTGCTGCCGGCCACCACGCCTGCGGTGGGCGCCAAACTGCTGGAGACCCTGCGCGCGGCGATCGAAGCCTGCCCGTTTCACTTCAAGGGTGAACGGGTGACGATCACCATTTCCATGGGGCTGGCGTCATTCCGGGCGGGAGAACACAGCGATCTGGTGCTCAAAAGAGCCGATCAGGCGCTGTACCGGGCAAAAAATGCTGGACGCAACCGGGTCGAGCTGGGCTGA